In one Streptomyces venezuelae genomic region, the following are encoded:
- a CDS encoding NAD(P)/FAD-dependent oxidoreductase, with translation MSRTRIVVVGAGFAGYRTARTLSRLTRTTADITLLNPTDYFLYLPLLPHVATGVLEPRRVTVSLSGTLPHVRLALGEADGVDLERRTVSYTDPEGARGELPYDRLVLSVGSVNNLLPVPGVAEHAHGFRGMPEALYLRDHITRQIELAAAAPDAATCRARCTFVVVGAGYTGVELAAQGPPFTDALVRKQPLRQGIRPRWLLLDIADRVLPELDRRLSATADRVLRRRGVDVRTRTSVKEATPEGVLLDDGDAVDTRTLVWCVGVRPDPLVAGLGRPLERGRLRVDTHLQVPGHPEVFACGDAAAVPDLTGPGEYTPMTAQHAWRQGATAGRNVAASLGLGARRPYRHRDLGFTVDLGGAQAAANPLGVPLSGPLAGAVTRGYHLAAMPGNRVRVAADWLLDSVLPRQAVQLGLVRSWSVPLESASPEVARLPHPDDRPSRATEHPPPKEAPDAQQQ, from the coding sequence GTGAGCCGAACCCGCATCGTCGTCGTCGGAGCCGGCTTCGCCGGATACCGCACGGCCCGCACCCTGTCCCGGCTGACCCGGACCACGGCCGACATCACCCTGCTCAACCCGACCGACTACTTCCTGTACCTGCCGCTGCTCCCGCACGTCGCCACCGGCGTCCTGGAGCCGCGCCGCGTCACCGTCTCCCTCTCCGGCACGCTGCCGCACGTACGCCTCGCGCTCGGCGAGGCCGACGGCGTCGACCTGGAGCGGCGCACGGTGTCGTACACCGACCCGGAGGGCGCGCGCGGCGAACTGCCCTACGACCGGCTCGTCCTCAGTGTCGGCAGCGTCAACAATCTGCTGCCCGTGCCGGGCGTCGCCGAGCACGCGCACGGCTTCCGCGGCATGCCCGAGGCGCTCTACCTGCGCGACCACATCACCCGCCAGATCGAGCTGGCCGCCGCGGCACCGGACGCGGCGACCTGCCGGGCCCGCTGCACGTTCGTGGTCGTCGGCGCGGGCTACACCGGCGTCGAACTCGCCGCGCAGGGACCGCCGTTCACCGACGCGCTGGTGCGCAAGCAGCCGCTCCGGCAGGGCATCCGGCCCCGCTGGCTGCTGCTCGACATCGCGGACCGCGTCCTCCCCGAACTCGACCGGCGCCTGTCGGCCACCGCCGACCGCGTCCTGCGGCGCCGCGGCGTGGACGTCCGCACCCGCACCTCCGTCAAGGAAGCCACCCCGGAAGGGGTGCTCCTGGACGACGGGGACGCCGTCGACACACGTACCCTCGTCTGGTGCGTCGGCGTACGCCCCGATCCGCTCGTCGCCGGACTCGGACGGCCCCTGGAGCGGGGCCGCCTGCGCGTCGACACACACCTCCAAGTGCCGGGCCACCCCGAGGTGTTCGCGTGCGGCGACGCGGCGGCCGTGCCCGACCTGACCGGGCCCGGCGAGTACACCCCGATGACCGCCCAGCACGCGTGGCGCCAGGGCGCGACGGCCGGACGCAACGTCGCCGCGTCCCTCGGCCTCGGCGCGCGCCGCCCCTACCGCCACCGCGACCTCGGCTTCACCGTCGACCTCGGCGGCGCCCAGGCCGCCGCCAACCCGCTCGGCGTACCGCTCTCCGGGCCCCTCGCCGGAGCCGTCACCCGCGGCTACCACCTGGCGGCCATGCCCGGCAACCGCGTCCGCGTCGCCGCGGACTGGCTCCTGGACTCCGTGCTGCCGCGCCAGGCCGTCCAGTTGGGCCTCGTCCGCTCCTGGTCGGTCCCGCTGGAATCGGCCTCACCCGAGGTGGCCCGCCTGCCGCACCCGGACGACCGCCCCTCACGAGCCACCGAGCACCCGCCACCCAAGGAGGCACCCGATGCCCAACAGCAGTGA
- a CDS encoding TIGR03557 family F420-dependent LLM class oxidoreductase, translating into MPEYGYFLATEEFGPAELVEQARMAEQAGFESLWISDHYHPWNASQGQSPFVWSVIGALAEAVSLPLQTAVTCPTVRMHPAVVAQAAATSAVLTGGRFRLGVGTGEALNEHITGGPWPPVHVRLEMLEEAVQVMRNLFTGGEVNHRGTHYTVENARLYTVPDEPVPIDISGFGPKATALAARIGDGFVTMTPDETLVSHYRKGGGGGKPVSGGIKVCYGPDRREAVRRALNLWGSQLLPGEMAQILPTPRHFEQLEPLVTEETAASSFTCGDDVDEHVAALTAYADAGFDRVYVGQIGPEQRGFFDFYRTKVLPQVQGAPPATPGDGIRR; encoded by the coding sequence ATGCCCGAGTACGGATACTTCCTGGCGACCGAGGAGTTCGGACCCGCAGAGCTGGTCGAGCAGGCCCGCATGGCCGAGCAGGCCGGGTTCGAGTCGCTGTGGATCTCCGACCACTACCACCCGTGGAACGCGTCCCAGGGACAGAGCCCGTTCGTCTGGTCGGTGATCGGAGCGCTCGCGGAGGCGGTGTCACTGCCTCTGCAGACCGCCGTGACCTGTCCGACCGTGCGCATGCACCCGGCGGTCGTGGCGCAGGCCGCGGCGACGAGCGCGGTGCTGACGGGCGGCCGCTTCCGGCTCGGGGTCGGCACCGGCGAGGCGCTCAACGAGCACATCACGGGCGGCCCGTGGCCGCCGGTCCACGTCCGCCTGGAGATGCTGGAGGAGGCGGTCCAGGTGATGCGGAACCTCTTCACCGGTGGGGAGGTCAACCACCGGGGCACCCACTACACCGTCGAGAACGCCCGCCTGTACACCGTGCCGGACGAGCCCGTGCCCATCGACATCTCGGGCTTCGGACCCAAGGCGACAGCGCTCGCGGCCCGCATCGGCGACGGGTTCGTCACGATGACGCCCGACGAGACGCTGGTCTCGCACTACCGCAAGGGCGGGGGCGGCGGAAAACCGGTCAGCGGCGGCATCAAGGTCTGTTACGGCCCCGACCGCCGGGAGGCGGTGCGCCGGGCGCTCAACCTGTGGGGCAGCCAACTGCTGCCCGGCGAGATGGCTCAGATCCTGCCGACGCCCCGCCACTTCGAGCAGCTGGAGCCGCTGGTCACCGAAGAGACGGCCGCCTCGTCCTTCACGTGCGGCGACGACGTCGACGAGCACGTCGCGGCGCTCACCGCGTACGCAGACGCGGGCTTCGACCGGGTGTACGTGGGCCAGATCGGCCCGGAGCAGCGGGGCTTCTTCGACTTCTACCGCACGAAGGTGCTGCCGCAGGTCCAGGGCGCGCCGCCTGCCACACCGGGTGACGGCATCCGCCGTTGA
- a CDS encoding enolase C-terminal domain-like protein, whose amino-acid sequence MKHEVPIERPAVSAYTVPADGPEADGTLAWDTTTIVVAEVTAGGATGTGWTYAPASVAALMDEVLVPVVQGLDALDIPAAHDAMTKAVRDTGRAGAAGCAISALDIALWDLKARLLELPLVRLLGAARDEVPVYGSGGFTTYHDTHLAAQLNGWVHGQRIPRVKIKIGEGWGRAAARDVSRVRTARDVIGPQAELYVDANGGYTRKQAVRVGRVLAEHGVGWFEEPVSSDDLRGLALVRDALVCDVTAGEYGYDLPYFARMIPSVDCLQVDATRCGGLTEWLRAAALAQAHGLEVSAHGAPHAHAAAAACVANLRHVEWFHDHVRIESMFFDGALDPTGGVLRPDGGVGHGLELRAGDVEEFRVV is encoded by the coding sequence ATGAAGCACGAAGTCCCCATTGAACGACCCGCCGTCTCCGCGTACACGGTGCCCGCGGACGGGCCTGAGGCCGACGGCACCCTCGCCTGGGACACCACGACCATCGTCGTCGCCGAGGTCACGGCCGGCGGCGCGACGGGGACCGGGTGGACCTACGCCCCGGCGTCCGTGGCGGCCCTCATGGACGAGGTGCTCGTCCCCGTCGTCCAGGGCCTCGACGCGCTCGACATCCCCGCCGCGCACGACGCGATGACGAAGGCCGTCCGCGACACCGGCCGTGCCGGAGCCGCGGGATGCGCGATATCGGCGCTCGACATCGCGCTGTGGGACCTGAAGGCACGCCTCCTTGAACTGCCTCTCGTGCGCCTCCTGGGAGCGGCCCGCGACGAGGTGCCCGTGTACGGGAGCGGCGGCTTCACGACGTACCACGACACGCACCTGGCGGCGCAGCTGAACGGCTGGGTGCACGGCCAGCGCATCCCGCGCGTCAAGATCAAGATCGGTGAGGGCTGGGGCAGGGCGGCCGCACGCGATGTGTCCCGGGTCCGCACCGCGCGGGACGTCATCGGTCCGCAGGCCGAGCTGTACGTCGACGCCAACGGCGGCTACACCCGCAAGCAGGCGGTACGGGTGGGCCGGGTGCTCGCCGAGCACGGCGTGGGCTGGTTCGAGGAGCCGGTGTCGTCGGACGACCTGCGGGGGCTCGCGCTGGTCAGGGACGCGCTGGTGTGCGACGTGACGGCGGGAGAGTACGGCTACGACCTCCCGTACTTCGCCCGCATGATCCCCTCCGTGGACTGCCTCCAGGTGGACGCGACGCGGTGCGGAGGCCTCACCGAGTGGCTGCGCGCGGCAGCCCTCGCGCAGGCGCACGGCCTGGAGGTCTCCGCGCACGGCGCGCCCCATGCGCACGCCGCGGCCGCCGCGTGCGTGGCGAACCTGCGGCACGTCGAGTGGTTCCACGACCACGTGCGCATCGAGTCGATGTTCTTCGACGGGGCGCTCGACCCGACCGGCGGCGTCCTGCGCCCGGACGGCGGCGTCGGGCACGGCCTCGAACTGCGCGCGGGGGACGTGGAGGAGTTCCGGGTCGTGTGA
- a CDS encoding VOC family protein — protein sequence MSTIRQIQVTFDCAEPERVARFWSEVMGYVVPRPPEPSGAWAVCEDPSGAGPRMYFQRVPEGKVAKNRVHLDVRAGTGLVGAERLAALEAECARLVALGAVHLYTQFADEENESCITMQDVEGNEFCLD from the coding sequence ATGTCAACGATCAGGCAGATCCAGGTGACCTTCGACTGCGCGGAGCCCGAGCGGGTGGCCCGCTTCTGGAGCGAGGTGATGGGCTATGTCGTCCCGCGGCCGCCCGAGCCGAGCGGCGCGTGGGCCGTCTGCGAGGACCCGTCGGGCGCCGGTCCGCGCATGTACTTCCAGCGCGTTCCCGAGGGGAAGGTCGCCAAGAACCGGGTGCACCTGGACGTGCGGGCCGGCACCGGGCTGGTGGGAGCGGAGCGCCTGGCCGCCCTGGAGGCGGAATGCGCCCGGCTGGTCGCGCTCGGCGCGGTCCACCTGTACACGCAGTTCGCCGACGAGGAGAACGAGTCGTGCATCACGATGCAGGACGTCGAGGGCAACGAGTTCTGCCTGGACTGA
- a CDS encoding phage holin family protein, protein MTGPENPLSGLDKGLTDELVRTIRAELREEFREQTRKQRRKATLYAASGAAALYAGAAVVLALGLVIDLGLPGWAAALIMAAVLGAAAFLLRNAARSGPGHDARTSAAGLPGGEALPEPGGSGLTAPATAATSATPAAPPAPATAPTVPPGTPDTPDVPPMPPTAPPTGRAGVRPWGRATDGSGS, encoded by the coding sequence ATGACTGGTCCAGAGAATCCACTGTCCGGCCTCGACAAGGGCCTGACCGACGAACTGGTGCGCACGATCCGCGCCGAACTGCGCGAGGAGTTCCGCGAGCAGACCAGGAAGCAGCGGCGCAAGGCCACGCTGTACGCGGCCTCGGGCGCCGCCGCCCTCTACGCGGGCGCCGCGGTCGTCCTGGCCCTCGGCCTCGTCATCGACCTCGGCCTGCCCGGCTGGGCCGCGGCCCTCATCATGGCCGCGGTGCTCGGCGCGGCGGCGTTCCTGCTGCGCAACGCGGCGCGGTCGGGCCCCGGCCACGACGCCAGGACGTCGGCCGCCGGCCTCCCCGGAGGCGAGGCACTGCCCGAGCCGGGCGGCAGCGGCCTGACGGCCCCCGCCACGGCCGCCACGTCTGCCACGCCTGCTGCCCCTCCCGCCCCCGCCACGGCCCCCACCGTCCCGCCGGGCACGCCCGACACCCCCGACGTGCCGCCGATGCCGCCCACCGCGCCCCCGACGGGCCGCGCGGGCGTCCGGCCGTGGGGCCGCGCCACCGACGGGTCCGGGTCATGA
- a CDS encoding 50S ribosomal protein bL37 encodes MSSKRRRKKKARRKNGANHGSRPQS; translated from the coding sequence ATGTCCTCGAAGCGACGTCGCAAGAAGAAGGCCCGCCGCAAGAACGGCGCGAACCACGGCAGCCGTCCCCAGTCCTGA
- a CDS encoding VOC family protein: MEILGTTLRICVEDLESSVAFYERLAGGKAMRFERGGVSVAAIGCFLLMSGPEHELEVLRKVSATIAVKDVDEAYMVLNASGARVIAGPVPTPAGRNLIAMHPDGSVFEYVDRRVTEA, from the coding sequence ATGGAGATCCTGGGAACCACGCTGCGGATCTGCGTCGAGGACCTGGAGTCCTCCGTCGCGTTCTACGAACGGCTCGCGGGCGGCAAGGCGATGCGTTTCGAGCGCGGCGGCGTCTCCGTCGCGGCGATCGGCTGCTTCCTGCTGATGAGCGGTCCGGAGCACGAGCTGGAAGTGCTCCGCAAGGTCTCCGCGACCATCGCGGTCAAGGACGTCGACGAGGCGTACATGGTCCTGAACGCGTCCGGCGCACGGGTCATCGCGGGCCCCGTCCCGACCCCCGCGGGCCGCAACCTCATCGCGATGCACCCCGACGGCTCCGTGTTCGAGTACGTGGACCGCCGCGTCACCGAGGCCTGA
- a CDS encoding GntR family transcriptional regulator: MAGRTASGAATDGAGRTSLSAQAREAVRQRIVDRRYALGARLVEREVAEELRMSRVPVREALRSLVAEGLLELLPHSGVRVRRLEPDDVRHLYEVWEPLAVQASRLAARRVAQHAPDEPSGLAALRAALGHAEQASDADDGAREVAAHTAFHEGIVALSGNPLLARTMEQLSWQLQLLFGMRAEPDHMRAQHRLIYGRIAAGDEDTAAASTLLHVRDSQAVALRALFDESGPA, from the coding sequence GTGGCGGGCAGGACGGCGAGTGGCGCGGCGACGGACGGCGCCGGACGGACGTCGCTGAGCGCCCAGGCCCGCGAGGCCGTACGGCAGCGCATCGTCGACCGCCGTTACGCCCTCGGCGCGCGTCTGGTGGAGCGGGAGGTCGCCGAGGAGCTGCGGATGTCCCGCGTCCCCGTCCGCGAGGCCCTGCGCTCCCTGGTCGCCGAGGGCCTGCTGGAGCTGCTGCCGCACAGCGGTGTGCGGGTGCGGCGCCTGGAGCCCGACGACGTACGGCATCTGTACGAGGTGTGGGAGCCCCTCGCCGTCCAGGCGTCCCGGCTCGCCGCGCGACGGGTGGCGCAGCACGCGCCGGACGAGCCGTCCGGTCTCGCCGCGCTCCGTGCCGCGCTCGGCCACGCGGAGCAGGCGTCGGACGCGGACGACGGGGCGCGCGAGGTCGCCGCCCACACGGCGTTCCACGAGGGCATCGTCGCCCTCTCCGGCAATCCGCTGCTCGCCCGCACGATGGAGCAGCTGAGCTGGCAGCTGCAGCTCCTGTTCGGAATGCGCGCCGAGCCGGACCACATGCGGGCCCAGCACCGGCTGATCTACGGGCGGATCGCGGCGGGCGACGAGGACACGGCGGCGGCGAGCACGCTCCTGCACGTACGGGACAGCCAGGCGGTGGCGCTGCGGGCACTGTTCGACGAGAGCGGTCCCGCGTGA
- a CDS encoding VOC family protein, with amino-acid sequence MSLQVSAVMLGVEDLDRAKRFYVDGLGCEVDQDYPGFVRCSLGPGSSMLALYEWEAAAQDAGVPPEGAGFRGVSLHYLTDSRNEVDETVQAAESAGGTVVREPAATEWGGYFGYFSDPDGHLWKVATAV; translated from the coding sequence ATGTCATTGCAGGTGAGCGCCGTCATGCTCGGCGTCGAGGACCTGGACCGCGCCAAGAGGTTCTACGTCGACGGGCTGGGCTGCGAGGTCGACCAGGACTATCCGGGCTTCGTGCGGTGCAGCCTGGGGCCGGGGTCGTCGATGCTCGCGCTGTACGAGTGGGAGGCGGCAGCGCAGGACGCGGGCGTCCCTCCGGAGGGAGCCGGTTTCCGCGGCGTCTCGCTCCACTACCTCACCGACTCCCGCAACGAGGTCGACGAGACCGTGCAGGCCGCGGAGTCCGCGGGCGGCACCGTGGTGAGGGAACCGGCCGCCACCGAGTGGGGCGGCTACTTCGGCTACTTCAGCGACCCGGACGGCCACCTGTGGAAGGTCGCCACCGCCGTGTGA
- a CDS encoding amidohydrolase family protein gives MCVENTPPPPSRLTRRGVLAGAAALAGTAAALSASAPPAAASPSPGTDGRTGTGTRTRGDLVIDGGTLLDPATGEVTEDAVVVVADGIVRAAGSRARTRVPGNTPVLAAHGRWVLPGLVEAHIHLNTAAEARDAVLSGATTARSGSTNFYQDIAVRELADRAPRLAPRLRAAGIFVTPDLGDTVLADPDLTPLATLRDGVRSREALRRVVEVNLARGADVIKTRVNERAGLPEQDPLAQVYDRDQLSTVVAAAARGGKGVLCHSYSEQGCHDAVLAGVRSLEHGVYVGERTLRAMRRKGTYFTPTLTAIAGLAESSDPVLAERGRTYLPVLERAVLAAHELGVPLAAGTDSSGGEVDPIGREVELMREAGLPALDAIRTATTGAARLLGLRDRVGRLAPGFAGDALLVDGDPLADVTVLKKPVRVVRSGFAL, from the coding sequence ATGTGCGTTGAGAACACCCCGCCGCCCCCGTCCCGCCTGACCCGGCGCGGGGTCCTCGCGGGCGCGGCCGCGCTCGCGGGCACCGCGGCGGCACTCTCGGCCTCCGCGCCGCCCGCAGCCGCATCTCCCTCCCCCGGTACCGACGGCCGCACCGGGACCGGCACCCGCACCCGCGGCGACCTCGTCATCGACGGCGGCACCCTGCTCGACCCCGCGACCGGCGAGGTCACCGAGGACGCGGTGGTCGTCGTCGCGGACGGGATCGTGCGCGCGGCGGGCAGCAGGGCCCGGACGCGCGTGCCCGGGAACACCCCCGTGCTCGCGGCTCACGGCCGCTGGGTCCTGCCGGGGCTCGTCGAGGCGCACATCCACCTGAACACCGCGGCGGAGGCGCGGGACGCCGTGCTCTCGGGCGCCACCACCGCCCGCAGCGGCTCGACCAACTTCTACCAGGACATCGCCGTACGGGAGTTGGCGGACCGGGCCCCGCGCCTGGCGCCCCGGCTGCGCGCCGCCGGCATCTTCGTCACGCCCGACCTCGGCGACACGGTCCTCGCCGACCCCGACCTCACCCCCCTCGCCACGCTGCGCGACGGGGTGCGCTCGCGCGAGGCACTGCGGCGCGTCGTCGAGGTCAACCTCGCGCGCGGCGCCGACGTCATCAAGACGCGCGTCAACGAACGTGCCGGGCTTCCCGAGCAGGATCCGCTGGCCCAGGTGTACGACCGCGATCAGCTGTCGACCGTCGTCGCGGCCGCCGCGCGGGGCGGCAAGGGCGTGCTGTGCCACAGCTACAGCGAGCAGGGGTGCCACGACGCCGTCCTCGCGGGCGTGCGCTCGCTGGAGCACGGGGTGTACGTCGGCGAGCGCACGCTGCGCGCCATGCGGCGCAAGGGTACGTACTTCACGCCGACACTCACCGCCATCGCCGGGCTCGCCGAGTCGTCCGACCCGGTGCTGGCCGAGCGCGGCCGCACGTATCTGCCGGTGCTCGAACGCGCGGTGCTCGCCGCCCACGAGCTGGGTGTGCCGCTCGCGGCCGGCACGGACTCGTCCGGCGGGGAGGTGGACCCCATCGGGCGCGAGGTGGAGCTGATGCGCGAGGCGGGGCTGCCCGCCCTCGACGCGATCCGTACGGCGACCACGGGCGCGGCACGGCTGCTCGGCCTGCGGGACCGGGTGGGTCGGCTGGCACCCGGGTTCGCGGGCGACGCGCTGCTCGTGGACGGTGACCCGCTGGCGGACGTCACGGTCCTCAAGAAGCCCGTACGCGTGGTGCGTTCGGGCTTCGCTCTCTGA
- a CDS encoding amidohydrolase, whose amino-acid sequence MTPLSRRGIIAGAAALAGTGAALSSGTANAAAGARGSDDRHGDHGGHGRGKAVVFREVRPLGARTPVDLTVVDGKISDRPAPKGAKVVEGGGRVALPSLVDAHIHPDKTTWGGSWVTRKPASGIADYCAQDVELFKSQRRPVGERAYGLMAHAVTRGTRAMRAHADVAPAYDLAGLEGVAHARDRLRHALDVQIVAFPQHGVVRAPGTAELLEEAARSGLVDFVGGIDPISFDHAMDEQLDLVFGLADRHGVGVDIHLHDRDEKGTKVLRSIIDRTRALSLRGKVTVSHVFCLPNLSDGELGKIAADLGDLDISLTTVAPNESLVLPIAKLREHGVRVGLGSDGVRDAWSPFGNADMLHRTHILGWVTDVRLDEELTDCYRVGAHGGADVMGLRHADFTPGAPADFILVRGENVPQAIVDMPQRDMVVHGGRVVARDGELV is encoded by the coding sequence ATGACACCCTTGTCCCGCCGCGGAATCATCGCGGGCGCCGCCGCCCTGGCCGGCACCGGAGCCGCCCTGTCGTCCGGCACGGCGAACGCGGCCGCCGGCGCCCGCGGGTCCGACGACCGTCACGGCGACCACGGCGGTCACGGCCGCGGCAAGGCCGTCGTCTTCCGTGAGGTGCGCCCGCTCGGCGCACGCACCCCCGTGGACCTCACCGTGGTCGACGGGAAGATCTCCGACCGTCCCGCGCCGAAGGGCGCCAAGGTCGTCGAGGGCGGCGGCCGGGTCGCGCTGCCCTCCCTCGTGGACGCGCACATCCACCCCGACAAGACGACGTGGGGCGGCTCCTGGGTGACGCGGAAGCCCGCGAGCGGCATCGCCGACTACTGCGCCCAGGACGTGGAGCTGTTCAAGAGCCAGCGGCGCCCGGTCGGCGAGCGTGCGTACGGCCTGATGGCGCACGCGGTGACGCGGGGCACCCGCGCGATGCGGGCCCACGCCGACGTGGCGCCGGCCTACGACCTGGCGGGCCTCGAAGGTGTCGCGCACGCGCGGGACCGGCTGCGGCACGCCCTCGACGTGCAGATCGTGGCGTTCCCGCAGCACGGCGTGGTGCGCGCGCCCGGCACGGCGGAGCTCCTGGAGGAGGCCGCACGCTCCGGTCTCGTCGACTTCGTCGGCGGCATCGACCCGATCAGCTTCGACCACGCGATGGACGAGCAGCTCGACCTCGTCTTCGGGCTCGCCGACCGGCACGGGGTGGGCGTCGACATCCACCTGCACGACCGGGACGAGAAGGGCACGAAGGTGCTGCGCTCGATCATCGACCGCACCCGCGCGCTGTCCCTGCGGGGCAAAGTGACGGTCAGTCACGTGTTCTGCCTGCCGAACCTGTCCGACGGCGAGCTGGGGAAGATCGCCGCCGACCTGGGCGACCTCGACATCTCCCTGACGACCGTGGCGCCGAACGAGTCGCTGGTCCTGCCGATCGCGAAGCTGCGGGAGCACGGGGTGCGCGTCGGGCTCGGCTCCGACGGCGTGCGGGACGCGTGGAGCCCGTTCGGCAACGCGGACATGCTGCACCGCACGCACATACTCGGCTGGGTCACCGACGTCCGCCTCGACGAGGAGCTCACGGACTGCTACCGCGTGGGCGCCCACGGCGGCGCGGACGTCATGGGCCTGCGCCACGCGGACTTCACCCCGGGCGCCCCGGCCGACTTCATCCTCGTACGCGGCGAGAACGTGCCGCAGGCCATCGTGGACATGCCGCAGCGGGACATGGTGGTGCACGGCGGCCGGGTGGTGGCCCGCGACGGCGAACTGGTCTAG
- a CDS encoding DUF5107 domain-containing protein — protein sequence MVIVKTTVRRDVLTLPAAAPGPENPLPPLLPLRNVHTLDERAKEGLPRDMARQLGYAPLSSPLPTRVLDGYGRDRTDTDLDVIVVENARLRATVLPGYGGRVHSLLHKPTGRELLYRNPVLQPAAFALNGAWTSGGIEWNIGATGHTTLSCAPVHAARVRAPDGGEMLRLWEWERLRDLPFQVDLWLPEDSDFLHVGVRIRNPHEKPAPVYWWSNIAVPDGRRVLAPADEAWHFAYTGALRKVPVPRFEGADRTYPRDSEYPADYFYDVPGGARRWIAALDDEGHGLVQTSTDLPRGRKLFVWGTSPGGRRWQEWLTEPGTGGYAEIQSGLARTQLEHVRLDAETEFSWLESYGPLSASADRVHGEWAGARDEVAARLADALPREAVDAAHEAWLASADTEPGETLATGSGWGALEVLRAGHKLPGTPFAESTLGPDQAPWLELLHTGAVPEPRKVGPPGPTLVAPHWRDMLETAPARPLAEYHLGVAQWHAGDRAQAVRSWERGLGLAPSRWPLLRCLAVADHAEGNTERAADRYAEAFDDLCQERRDDGPVWTVATAALGREAITELLAAHRTEAARAVWNRLHEATRAEGRFRLVEAQLLFAEGDMDGVRAVFDAGFEASDLREGAETLGDLWAAATGEAVPERYDFRMRPAEG from the coding sequence ATGGTGATCGTGAAGACGACCGTGCGACGCGACGTACTGACCCTGCCGGCGGCCGCGCCGGGGCCCGAGAACCCGCTGCCGCCGCTGCTGCCCCTGCGGAACGTGCACACCCTCGACGAACGCGCCAAGGAAGGGCTGCCGCGCGACATGGCGCGGCAGCTCGGGTACGCGCCGCTGAGCTCCCCGCTGCCCACCCGGGTCCTCGACGGCTACGGACGCGACCGCACCGACACGGACCTCGACGTGATCGTCGTGGAGAACGCCCGGCTGCGCGCCACCGTCCTGCCCGGGTACGGCGGCCGCGTCCACTCCCTCCTGCACAAGCCGACAGGACGCGAACTGCTGTACCGCAACCCGGTGCTGCAGCCCGCCGCCTTCGCGCTCAACGGCGCCTGGACGTCCGGCGGCATCGAGTGGAACATCGGCGCCACCGGTCACACCACCCTGTCCTGCGCCCCCGTGCACGCGGCCCGCGTGCGGGCGCCCGACGGCGGCGAGATGCTCCGCCTGTGGGAGTGGGAGCGGCTGCGCGACCTGCCCTTCCAGGTCGACCTCTGGCTGCCCGAGGACTCCGACTTCCTGCACGTCGGCGTCCGGATACGCAATCCGCACGAGAAGCCCGCCCCCGTCTACTGGTGGTCGAACATCGCGGTGCCCGACGGGCGCAGGGTCCTCGCCCCCGCCGACGAGGCCTGGCACTTCGCGTACACGGGCGCGCTGCGCAAGGTGCCGGTCCCTCGGTTCGAGGGCGCCGACCGGACGTACCCGCGCGACAGCGAGTACCCCGCCGACTACTTCTACGACGTGCCGGGCGGCGCACGCCGCTGGATAGCCGCGCTCGACGACGAGGGACACGGGCTCGTCCAGACCTCCACCGACCTGCCGCGCGGCCGCAAGCTCTTCGTCTGGGGGACGAGCCCCGGCGGCCGCCGCTGGCAGGAGTGGCTCACCGAACCCGGCACGGGCGGCTACGCGGAGATCCAGTCGGGTCTCGCACGCACCCAGCTGGAGCACGTACGCCTGGACGCGGAGACCGAGTTCAGCTGGCTGGAGTCGTACGGGCCGCTGTCCGCGTCCGCCGACCGCGTGCACGGGGAGTGGGCGGGCGCACGGGACGAGGTCGCGGCGCGCCTGGCCGACGCGCTGCCCCGCGAGGCGGTCGACGCGGCCCACGAGGCGTGGCTGGCCTCCGCCGACACCGAACCCGGCGAGACGCTCGCCACCGGGTCGGGCTGGGGTGCCCTCGAAGTCCTGCGCGCAGGCCACAAGTTGCCCGGCACGCCCTTCGCCGAGTCGACGCTCGGCCCCGACCAGGCGCCGTGGCTCGAGCTGCTGCACACGGGCGCCGTGCCCGAGCCGCGCAAGGTCGGGCCACCCGGACCGACCCTCGTCGCGCCGCACTGGCGGGACATGCTGGAGACGGCGCCCGCCCGGCCCCTCGCCGAGTACCACCTGGGGGTCGCCCAGTGGCATGCGGGCGACCGGGCGCAGGCCGTCCGCAGCTGGGAGCGCGGCCTCGGACTCGCCCCGTCCCGCTGGCCGTTGCTGCGCTGCCTCGCCGTCGCCGACCACGCCGAGGGCAACACCGAACGGGCCGCCGACCGGTACGCGGAAGCCTTCGACGACCTGTGCCAGGAGCGCCGCGACGACGGCCCCGTGTGGACCGTGGCCACCGCCGCGCTCGGCCGCGAGGCCATCACCGAGCTGCTCGCCGCGCACCGCACGGAAGCGGCCCGCGCGGTCTGGAACCGCCTGCACGAAGCGACCCGAGCGGAGGGCCGCTTCCGTCTGGTCGAGGCCCAACTCCTCTTCGCGGAGGGTGACATGGACGGCGTGCGCGCTGTCTTCGACGCCGGATTCGAGGCGTCGGACCTCCGCGAGGGCGCGGAGACACTGGGCGACCTGTGGGCGGCGGCGACGGGCGAGGCGGTACCGGAGCGGTACGACTTCCGGATGCGCCCCGCGGAGGGGTGA